Genomic segment of Anaeromusa acidaminophila DSM 3853:
GAGGCTGCCGCGCTAGAGCTTATTATTATTCCGACGGTGACTATCTGGCGGAAGAACCTTGGTGCGCCTGCGGGAGATAAAACAGCAAGTGGATGATGAGAGGGGGATGTGCCATGACACCCATGACGCATGGAACGATGAAGCCTTATTATCTGTTCAGTCCTTTTTTGCGGTTTTTTCACTGGATTATGGTGCTGGCAATTTTGGTGCTTTTTGTGACTGGCCTTTACATTGGCGATCCTGGTTATGTGGGAACCCAAGGGATGGAACCGACCTTTGCCGTAGCGACATGGTTTTCAATGGAAACCATTCGCTTCATCCATTTTGCTGCGGCATTTTTATTTATCGGCAGCTTTGTTTTTCGTATTTATGGTTTTGCAATCAATAAAGGGGACCGGTTATTTCCGCGTCCTTGGAAACTGGAGTATTGGTTGGGGATGCTGGACGTGGGATTGCATTATTTACTGCTCTCGCCTCATCATCGGCCATACTTGCGAAACCACATGGCGAGAGCTGGTTATGCAACGGCCTATTTAATGATTTTTATCGAAATCATTACAGGTTTGGCTATGTATTTTATGATTCATCCCAATGGTTGGGGGGCTGCTTTGTTTAGTCCCTTTGTATACTGGTTGGGAGGAGAGTATTGGCTGCACCTGTTGCATCATTATGCCGCTTGGGCGATTATGTTGTTTTCCATTGTACATGTGTATATGGCCGTCCGTGCTGATATTATTGAAGGCGGCGGCGAAATTTCAAGTATGATTTCCGGTGTGAAGTATTTTCACGAGGATCCTGATGATTTGGGGGATATCCGCTGAGATGAATGTTGCGGAGATAACGGTTTTAGGGGTTGGGAACATTTTGCTTGGCGACGAGGGCGTCGGCGTGCGCGCGGTGGAACAACTCCAGTTGTCAGGAGAGTTTTCTGACACGGTGCAATTGATTGACGGCGGTACTCTGGGTATGGAGTTGTTGCGCTTTTTAAAAGGAACGCAGCGCCTGCTGTTGCTGGATGCTGTCCAAGGAGATCAAGCGCCGGGAACATTGTATTGTTTGCGGAATTCTGAGGTAGAGGCGCATCTTTGCGGCGCCTTGTCTGTGCACGATCTGGGACTTAAGGATGTACTGGCGGTGTTGAAACTCTTGGAGGCTCCGGTGCAGGAAATTGTCCTTCTTGGCTTGCAGCCGCAAACGCTAGCTGTGGGTATGGAATTATCGGCGCCTGTGGCGACGGCGCTGCCGAACCTGGTGCAAGCTGCCTGTGTTCAAGTAAAGCAGTGGCAAACAGAGGTGGCGCGGCATGACTGAGAAGGGTCAAACAGAATTGTTTTCCTTGACGAAGGCGGTACTGGAGGAAGTGCGCCAAGCCTATGCCGCGTTACAAGAACACGGACGGGGGCATACTTTATTTTTGGATAAAATTCCCTTGACAGCAGAAGAACGTCAAAGTATTTTGGATTTTCTGGGACAGGGGAAAGTATCCATTAAACTAGAAGATTCCATGGAACCTGTGCAATGGAAAGAAACGGGTTTTTGCGGTATTTGGCATGGGGTATACTGCAATTTGCAAGATACGCCTGTGTTGGAGACAATAGAGATCGCTTGGTATCCGGAGCTTGCAGCCGCACAGCGGGAAGATGTAGCTAAGGATGGCCAGAGGCTTAATACTTGGTTGAATGAGCAAGGATCACCGGCATAACAACGGTGATCCTTGCCTTGCAAAGGGGGACTCGGCAGATGTTGCGAGGAGTGCGTGGCGCCACTACGGTGGAGGCTAATACTAAAGAAGAAATTTTTGAAGCAGTGCTGCAATTACTGGATGCTTTAACAGAGGCTAATGGCTGGCAAGAAGAAGAGCTAGGCGCGGTTATTTTCAGTTCTACCCCAGAGGTGAATGCTGCATTTCCAGCGGCTGCGGCGCGGCGGTTTGGCTGGAATGATGTGGCGCTTTTCGGTGCTCAAGAAATCGAGGCTGAAGATGGTGTGCCTCAATGCATTCGTGTACTGGTGTTGTGGAATACCGACAAGGAAATGAAGGAACTGCGCCATGTGTATCTGCGCAGAGCTGTTGCCTTACGGCAAGATCGCAAAGCGGAGGCGAAAGAGCAATGATTTCCATCGTAGTTCCGGTTTTCAATGAAGAAGAAAACATGGAAGCTTTTTATCAGGCGGTATGCTCGGTTATGGAGAAATTACCGCATTCTTTTGAACTGATTTTTGTTGATGACGGATCCAAAGATGCCACGCCCTTGGTCATTGATCGCTTGTCGCAGCAAGATTCCCGGGTGCGGGGGTTGATTCTAGCTCGTAATTTCGGACATCAAATAGCCTTGAGTTGCGGTTTAGATCATGCCGAAGGAGACGCTGTTGTTACGATGGATGGTGATCTGCAGCATCCGCCGGAATTATTGCCGCAGTTGATTGAACAATGGCAGGACGGTTACGAGGTAGTACAGACCATTCGCCTGACGACGGAAGGTGTTTCTTGGGTTAAGAAACTGACATCTTCATGTTTTTACCGATTGATGAATGCAGTGTCCAAGGTGCGCGTGCGTGAAGGGGGATCAGATTTTCGACTGTTGGATCGCAAAGTAGTGCAAACTTTTCGTCGCTTTCCGGAACGAGCTCGGTTTATACGCGGCATGATGGGAGCGATTGGTTATCGGCAGACAACGTTGAATTTTGTAGCGCCGCCGCGTTATGCGGGGGTGTCGAAATTTTCACCTACTAAAATGCTGCATTTTGCCTTAGATGGCATTACCGCTTATTCTAAGCTGCCTTTGCGTATTGCTTTTTACGCTGGCTTGGTTTTTGGCGTGGTTAGCTTTGCGTTGGCGCTGCATGTTGTTTATATTAAGTTTTTGACAGACGAGGCTGTACCTGGCTGGGCCACTATTGCGGCGAGTATTTCGCTTTTGAGCGGCGTGCAACTGATGGGACTAGGTATTATCGGCGAGTATGTAGGGCGTATTTTTGAAGAAGTAAAGCAACGCCCGTTATATTGGCTGCGTCAAGAAATAGGGCAAGGCGGAAAAGAACAACAGTAAAGAAAGTTAAAAAAGAAAATAAGGCAGGATTTTTTCATCGAATAGCGAATTGCCTTTAAAGTGAGCTAAATAAAGCCGAATCCGGCTCCGGAGCGGGGGAACCACAGTATAGGGGTGAAGCGCGAAGTCGCTCGCGCAGGGTTGCTCGACCCGAACCCGTCAGCTAACCTCGTAGGCTGTAGAGAGGTGACAGAATGGGGCAATTGAAAAGATTTTTTGTTTTAGGTATGGTTTGCTTTTTGCTCAGCGCACCCGGGGTGGCAGATGCTTCTTCCATTCGTGAAGGAGATATTGGCGATGATGTGACGGCCATTCAGCAACGGCTGCAAGAACTTGGTTTTAGCAGTGGTACTGCTGATGGGGACTTCGGTTCGGCAACAAGAGCCGCCGTTATGGCCTTTCAAAAGGCTAATGGACTGGAGGCCGATGGGATTGTCGGATCTGGTACTTATCGGGCGTTAATGGGCAGAGACATTCCCGTAAGTCGTAGTGACATGGGAACGAGCATGACAAGGCGGATTATTCAAAGCGCAATGTCATTCCGTGGAGTTCCTTACGTTTTCGGCGGAACCACTCCCTATGGATTTGACTGCTCGGGCTTTACGCGTTACGTTTTTGCAAATGCCGGCATTTTCTTGCCGCGCATGGCAGATGAACAATATGATGCAGGATATTCGGTTTCGAATCCGCAACCCGGTGATCTTGTCTTTTTCACGACCTATACTTCCGGTGTATCTCATGTGGGCATCTACATAGGCGATGATCGCTTTATTAGTGCGACATCCAGCCGCGGCGTCCGCGTAGACAGCTTGTATGACGGGTATTGGGGAGCGCGTTATTTAGGCGCTAAACGGGTAATGTGATTTAAAAAGCAAGTGGTTATCTTTAAAGATAACCACTTGCTTTTTTGTGTCTAAATGAGAAAGATTCTTGCGCGAGTTAATGAAGTGTGCTATCCTTTTAATAGGAATATTACTATTAAGAGGTGGATGCGGTGTCTCGTCGAAATGTATTGATAATTATTCTAGTATTTTTGGTAAGCTCCATTGCTGGCTGTGGCATGAGTACAAAACCCCAAGAGAAAAAATTGCAAGTAGTGGCATCTGTATATCCGGTACAAGAGTTTGTCAAAGCCGTAGGGAAAGACCGCGTTGATGTTTCCCTTTTGGTTCCGCCAGGAACAGAGCCTCATGACTGGGAACCGACGGCAAAAGATCTAGCTAAAATTAAAGGCAGTGCGCTCTTGGTTTATCATGGCGCCGGTTTGGAACACTGGGTGGGGGCTGTTGTAAAGCCGGACTTGCTAGGTTCAGCTAAGGCGGTGGAAGCAAGTAAAGGGGTTGCTCTGCTGGACGCAGCCGAAAGCGAGTCGGAAGATGAGCACGGACATAATCATAGCGGTGAAACACATGAAACGAAGGATCCGCATGTTTGGCTGGACCCGGTGCTGGCGCAGCAAGAAGTGAAAACGATTTTAGCGGCATTAATAGAAGTCGATCCGGCTCACGCTAGCGAATATGAAGCTAATGCGGCAGCGTATGTGAAAGAATTGCAACTGCTGCATGACGAATATACTGTCGCGTTGCAGCATACTGCTAAAAGAGAGCTGATTACAAGCCATGCAGCCTTTTCATATTTGGCTAAGCGCTATCAACTACAGCAAGTGCCGGTGATGGGACTGTCTCCTGACGCCGAGCCGACAGCTGACAAAATGGCTGAAATTATCCGCTTCTGCAAAGCGCATCAAGTGAAGTATATTTTCTTTGAAACTTTGGTAAGTCCTAAGTTGGCTGAAGTCTTAAGCCGCGAAGCAGGTGCGTCGACGCTAGTGCTTAATCCCTTGGAAGGCTTAACGGTAGAAGAATACAAGGCGGGAAAATCATCTTATTTGACGCTGATGCGGGAAAATTTGCAACAGCTTAAAAAAGCGCTGGCTCAATAAAGCGCTTCGCTTGTCGAAAGGAGCTTCCTGGTGATGGATAGACTGGAAGAAGCGTTAGCGACGCTGCGGCGGCAGGGCTGCCGGATTACGGAGCAACGTAAAGCGGTGCTGCAAGCGGTTGCTGCAGCGGAACAACCAATGAGGGCGGTAGATATTTGGCAGCAGGTTCGCATTAAAGAAGAGGACATAAGCCTGGATACGGTATATCGCAATCTTACGCTGCTGGTGGAACAGGGCATTTTGCTGCCCATTGGCGCGCTGGGAAAAGATGCGACATCCTACGAATGGAGCCATGACGGTCATCATCACCATATTCGCTGCGTAGATTGTGGACAGGCGGTTTGCCTGGATATTTGTCCTGTAGATGCACGATTGGAAGCGGAGGCGCAGCGCAAGGGGTATGAG
This window contains:
- a CDS encoding hydrogenase expression/formation C-terminal domain-containing protein → MTEKGQTELFSLTKAVLEEVRQAYAALQEHGRGHTLFLDKIPLTAEERQSILDFLGQGKVSIKLEDSMEPVQWKETGFCGIWHGVYCNLQDTPVLETIEIAWYPELAAAQREDVAKDGQRLNTWLNEQGSPA
- the aroH gene encoding chorismate mutase — its product is MLRGVRGATTVEANTKEEIFEAVLQLLDALTEANGWQEEELGAVIFSSTPEVNAAFPAAAARRFGWNDVALFGAQEIEAEDGVPQCIRVLVLWNTDKEMKELRHVYLRRAVALRQDRKAEAKEQ
- a CDS encoding metal ABC transporter substrate-binding protein, with amino-acid sequence MSRRNVLIIILVFLVSSIAGCGMSTKPQEKKLQVVASVYPVQEFVKAVGKDRVDVSLLVPPGTEPHDWEPTAKDLAKIKGSALLVYHGAGLEHWVGAVVKPDLLGSAKAVEASKGVALLDAAESESEDEHGHNHSGETHETKDPHVWLDPVLAQQEVKTILAALIEVDPAHASEYEANAAAYVKELQLLHDEYTVALQHTAKRELITSHAAFSYLAKRYQLQQVPVMGLSPDAEPTADKMAEIIRFCKAHQVKYIFFETLVSPKLAEVLSREAGASTLVLNPLEGLTVEEYKAGKSSYLTLMRENLQQLKKALAQ
- a CDS encoding NlpC/P60 family protein; translated protein: MGQLKRFFVLGMVCFLLSAPGVADASSIREGDIGDDVTAIQQRLQELGFSSGTADGDFGSATRAAVMAFQKANGLEADGIVGSGTYRALMGRDIPVSRSDMGTSMTRRIIQSAMSFRGVPYVFGGTTPYGFDCSGFTRYVFANAGIFLPRMADEQYDAGYSVSNPQPGDLVFFTTYTSGVSHVGIYIGDDRFISATSSRGVRVDSLYDGYWGARYLGAKRVM
- a CDS encoding glycosyltransferase family 2 protein, with the translated sequence MISIVVPVFNEEENMEAFYQAVCSVMEKLPHSFELIFVDDGSKDATPLVIDRLSQQDSRVRGLILARNFGHQIALSCGLDHAEGDAVVTMDGDLQHPPELLPQLIEQWQDGYEVVQTIRLTTEGVSWVKKLTSSCFYRLMNAVSKVRVREGGSDFRLLDRKVVQTFRRFPERARFIRGMMGAIGYRQTTLNFVAPPRYAGVSKFSPTKMLHFALDGITAYSKLPLRIAFYAGLVFGVVSFALALHVVYIKFLTDEAVPGWATIAASISLLSGVQLMGLGIIGEYVGRIFEEVKQRPLYWLRQEIGQGGKEQQ
- the cybH gene encoding Ni/Fe-hydrogenase, b-type cytochrome subunit yields the protein MTPMTHGTMKPYYLFSPFLRFFHWIMVLAILVLFVTGLYIGDPGYVGTQGMEPTFAVATWFSMETIRFIHFAAAFLFIGSFVFRIYGFAINKGDRLFPRPWKLEYWLGMLDVGLHYLLLSPHHRPYLRNHMARAGYATAYLMIFIEIITGLAMYFMIHPNGWGAALFSPFVYWLGGEYWLHLLHHYAAWAIMLFSIVHVYMAVRADIIEGGGEISSMISGVKYFHEDPDDLGDIR
- a CDS encoding HyaD/HybD family hydrogenase maturation endopeptidase → MIWGISAEMNVAEITVLGVGNILLGDEGVGVRAVEQLQLSGEFSDTVQLIDGGTLGMELLRFLKGTQRLLLLDAVQGDQAPGTLYCLRNSEVEAHLCGALSVHDLGLKDVLAVLKLLEAPVQEIVLLGLQPQTLAVGMELSAPVATALPNLVQAACVQVKQWQTEVARHD
- a CDS encoding Fur family transcriptional regulator — encoded protein: MDRLEEALATLRRQGCRITEQRKAVLQAVAAAEQPMRAVDIWQQVRIKEEDISLDTVYRNLTLLVEQGILLPIGALGKDATSYEWSHDGHHHHIRCVDCGQAVCLDICPVDARLEAEAQRKGYELLRHSLDLYGRCKNCTRKKTGQEDPV